From one Brachypodium distachyon strain Bd21 chromosome 4, Brachypodium_distachyon_v3.0, whole genome shotgun sequence genomic stretch:
- the LOC100846330 gene encoding uncharacterized protein LOC100846330 produces the protein MHLHPSSMVGGGGCGGGRALRRVDSFPVRPSLSRSDAMKKKKNRISKRSRISAALRELKVAAKARDTNALLQLVLTGHRAGSGGRTGPSTSPSSGGGEKITTTSEAERGMIADPLGRGGAIAGASESAGDGLIVSGGRPIATATGAGGGARCYARWTAAVLALVVALACVVVLGKAPAICCCTCAAWWCGGGGNAAERRRASHDDSDCRRLKNGGYHGTALLA, from the coding sequence ATGCATCTGCATCCATCATCCatggtgggcggcggcggatgcggcggcgggagagcTCTCCGGCGGGTCGACAGCTTTCCGGTGAGGCCGTCGCTGAGCAGGAGCGACgccatgaagaagaagaagaataggATTAGCAAGAGATCCAGGATCTCGGCCGCGCTGCGGGAGCTCAAGGTGGCCGCCAAAGCCCGGGACACCAACGCGCTTCTCCAGCTCGTCTTGACGGGACAccgcgccggcagcggcggccgcacAGGACCATCAACATCACCATCATCTGGTGGTGGGGAAAAAATTACTACTACATCGGAGGCAGAGCGCGGCATGATCGCCGATCCGCtaggacgcggcggcgccatcgCCGGTGCCTCCGAATCGGCTGGTGATGGTCTTATCGTGTCCGGCGGGAGGCCAATAGCGACGGCGACCGGGGCCGGGGGAGGAGCTCGTTGTTACGCgaggtggacggcggcggtgctggcgCTGGTGGTGGCCCTGGCGTGCGTGGTGGTGCTCGGCAAGGCTCCGGccatctgctgctgcacctGCGCCGCCTggtggtgcggcggcggcggtaacGCGGCGGAGAGGCGCCGCGCATCTCATGACGACTCCGATTGCCGGCGCCTGAAGAACGGCGGATACCATGGCACAGCGTTACTAGCGTAG